A window of Anas acuta chromosome 8, bAnaAcu1.1, whole genome shotgun sequence contains these coding sequences:
- the MIER1 gene encoding mesoderm induction early response protein 1 isoform X2, with translation MLVHDFDDERTLEEEEMMEGETNISSEIEDLNRESDMPIQELLSLYGYEGTIPLQEDDDDEDDEEEEEEGEDDDDVDNDDNSGCSGENKEETIKDSSGQEDETQSSNDDPAPSVASQDPQEIIRPRRCKYFDTNSEIEEESEEDEDYIPSEDWKKEIMVGSMFQAEIPAGICKYKENEKVYENDDQLLWNPDFLPEDKVIEFLNEASRRTGDEKGLDAIPEGSHIKDNEQALYELVKCNFDTEESLRRLRFNVKAAREELSVWTEEECRNFEQGLKAYGKDFHVIQANKVRTRSVGECVAFYYMWKKSERYDFFAQQTRFGKKKYNLHPGVTDYMDRLLDESESAASSRAPSPPPTASNSSTSQSEREDGATSSSNQNGVSANGPGEIPNKDEAKIEGLHVNGPTSGKKTPHTDLDTNGYETENLSIDPKLAHSTSRNENDFEEKSERPLKRRRINSNGKESPGSSEFFQEANSHGKLEELESLDD, from the exons ATGCTGGTGCATGACTTTGATGATGAACGGACATTAGAAGAGGAGGAAATGATGGAAGGAGAAACAAACATCAGTTCTGAAATAGAGGATCTTAACAGG GAAAGTGATATGCCAATCCAGGAGCTACTCAGCCTTTATGGCTATGAAGGTACCATTCCACTCCaagaagatgatgatgatgaagatgatgaagaggaggaggaggagggagaagatgACGATGATGTTGATAATGATGACAACAGTGGCTGTAGTGGTGAAAACAAA gagGAAACCATAAAGGATTCATCAGGTCAGGAAGATGAGACACAGTCATCTAATGACGACCCAGCTCCATCTGTTGCTTCTCAAGATCCACAGGAGATAATTCGCCCCCGTCGGTGTAAATATTTTGATACAA ATAGCGAAATAGAAGAGGAATCCGAAGAAGATGAAGATTATATTCCCtcagaagactggaaaaag GAAATCATGGTGGGCTCTATGTTTCAAGCTGAAATTCCAGCTGGCATTTGCAAAtacaaagagaatgaaaaag TGTATGAAAACGATGACCAGCTGTTGTGGAATCCTGACTTCTTACCAGAAGATAAAGTGATTGAGTTCCTAAACGAAGCATCAAGGCGTACGGGTGATGAGAAAGGCCTAGATGCAATTCCTGAGGGATCACATATTAAAGACAATGAGCAG GCATTGTATGAACTGGTTAAGTGCAATTTTGATACTGAAGAATCATTACGAAGGTTGAGATTTAATGTGAAAGCAGCCAGAG AAGAATTATCTGTTTGGACAGAAGAAGAATGCAGGAACTTTGAACAAGGGCTGAAAGCGTATGGCAAGGATTTTCATGTGATTCAGGCAAATAAG GTACGAACAAGATCAGTTGGTGAGTGTGTAGCATTTTATTACATGTGGAAGAAATCAGAGCGTTATGATTTCTTTGCGCAGCAGACCcgatttggaaagaagaaatacaatctGCATCCTGGTGTAAC AGATTACATGGATCGCCTCCTGGATGAAAGCGAAAGTGCTGCTTCCAGCAGAGCTCCGTCCCCGCCTCCTACCGCTTccaacagcagcaccagccagtCGGAAAGAGAAGACGGTGCAACCAGCAGCAGTAATCAGAACG GGGTGTCTGCTAACGGGCCAGGCGAGATACCAAATAAAGATGAAGCAAAAATTGAAGGATTGCATGTAAATGGACCTACCAGTGGCAAGAAAACACCTCACACAGATCTGGATACAAATGGGTATGAAACTGAAAACCTTTCCATTGACCCAAAACttgctcattcaacttcaagaaatgaaaatgattttgaagaaaaaagtgaaagacctctaaaaagaagaagaattaacAGCAATGGAAAAGAGAGTCCTGGTTCATCAGAGTTCTTCCAAGAAGCAAACTCACATGGGAAGCTTGAAGAACTAGAATCTTTGGATGACTGA
- the MIER1 gene encoding mesoderm induction early response protein 1 isoform X1, translating to MAEPSVESSSPGGSATSDDHEFDPSADMLVHDFDDERTLEEEEMMEGETNISSEIEDLNRESDMPIQELLSLYGYEGTIPLQEDDDDEDDEEEEEEGEDDDDVDNDDNSGCSGENKEETIKDSSGQEDETQSSNDDPAPSVASQDPQEIIRPRRCKYFDTNSEIEEESEEDEDYIPSEDWKKEIMVGSMFQAEIPAGICKYKENEKVYENDDQLLWNPDFLPEDKVIEFLNEASRRTGDEKGLDAIPEGSHIKDNEQALYELVKCNFDTEESLRRLRFNVKAAREELSVWTEEECRNFEQGLKAYGKDFHVIQANKVRTRSVGECVAFYYMWKKSERYDFFAQQTRFGKKKYNLHPGVTDYMDRLLDESESAASSRAPSPPPTASNSSTSQSEREDGATSSSNQNGVSANGPGEIPNKDEAKIEGLHVNGPTSGKKTPHTDLDTNGYETENLSIDPKLAHSTSRNENDFEEKSERPLKRRRINSNGKESPGSSEFFQEANSHGKLEELESLDD from the exons ccttctgTTGAGTCTTCAAGTCCAG GAGGTTCAGCAACATCAGATGACCATGAATTTGATCCATCAGCTGATATGCTGGTGCATGACTTTGATGATGAACGGACATTAGAAGAGGAGGAAATGATGGAAGGAGAAACAAACATCAGTTCTGAAATAGAGGATCTTAACAGG GAAAGTGATATGCCAATCCAGGAGCTACTCAGCCTTTATGGCTATGAAGGTACCATTCCACTCCaagaagatgatgatgatgaagatgatgaagaggaggaggaggagggagaagatgACGATGATGTTGATAATGATGACAACAGTGGCTGTAGTGGTGAAAACAAA gagGAAACCATAAAGGATTCATCAGGTCAGGAAGATGAGACACAGTCATCTAATGACGACCCAGCTCCATCTGTTGCTTCTCAAGATCCACAGGAGATAATTCGCCCCCGTCGGTGTAAATATTTTGATACAA ATAGCGAAATAGAAGAGGAATCCGAAGAAGATGAAGATTATATTCCCtcagaagactggaaaaag GAAATCATGGTGGGCTCTATGTTTCAAGCTGAAATTCCAGCTGGCATTTGCAAAtacaaagagaatgaaaaag TGTATGAAAACGATGACCAGCTGTTGTGGAATCCTGACTTCTTACCAGAAGATAAAGTGATTGAGTTCCTAAACGAAGCATCAAGGCGTACGGGTGATGAGAAAGGCCTAGATGCAATTCCTGAGGGATCACATATTAAAGACAATGAGCAG GCATTGTATGAACTGGTTAAGTGCAATTTTGATACTGAAGAATCATTACGAAGGTTGAGATTTAATGTGAAAGCAGCCAGAG AAGAATTATCTGTTTGGACAGAAGAAGAATGCAGGAACTTTGAACAAGGGCTGAAAGCGTATGGCAAGGATTTTCATGTGATTCAGGCAAATAAG GTACGAACAAGATCAGTTGGTGAGTGTGTAGCATTTTATTACATGTGGAAGAAATCAGAGCGTTATGATTTCTTTGCGCAGCAGACCcgatttggaaagaagaaatacaatctGCATCCTGGTGTAAC AGATTACATGGATCGCCTCCTGGATGAAAGCGAAAGTGCTGCTTCCAGCAGAGCTCCGTCCCCGCCTCCTACCGCTTccaacagcagcaccagccagtCGGAAAGAGAAGACGGTGCAACCAGCAGCAGTAATCAGAACG GGGTGTCTGCTAACGGGCCAGGCGAGATACCAAATAAAGATGAAGCAAAAATTGAAGGATTGCATGTAAATGGACCTACCAGTGGCAAGAAAACACCTCACACAGATCTGGATACAAATGGGTATGAAACTGAAAACCTTTCCATTGACCCAAAACttgctcattcaacttcaagaaatgaaaatgattttgaagaaaaaagtgaaagacctctaaaaagaagaagaattaacAGCAATGGAAAAGAGAGTCCTGGTTCATCAGAGTTCTTCCAAGAAGCAAACTCACATGGGAAGCTTGAAGAACTAGAATCTTTGGATGACTGA